The Lutzomyia longipalpis isolate SR_M1_2022 chromosome 2, ASM2433408v1 DNA window gtttttgaataaccgtttttttttaaattgaagaacgattttagaattaaaaaaaaaaaacaagtcaGTCAAGAtaacgaaaaagaaatttcattaagattgttaaaaaggtatttttgttcttttcttccgtttttaatatttttttaaacttaaattttttttaaagccccACATAAACGTAAATAAATCACGAAATcatacaaatatttaaataaaaacttattagaaaaagattttataagaAGTTtgggtttaatttaaaataaattgttacaGACTTTGTAGACCTGATGAAGACAAAATTAAACCCCCGAAACGTCATATTTGAAATCATATTGAAAAACCTGCTAGAGGTCGTTGGCCGTGCCCTTCTACACcgttaaaatcaataaattaaattcataacaaCCTATTTGAGatgcaaagaaatttcttcccCACACCTTTTCAACCATCCATTAAGTCTCTAAAAAGGCTCTTTAAACAAATTCCCTTCGCTCACAGAACGGTGGAACGATGGCAAAAAGGAAAGGTGAAAGCAGGTGTCAAAGCAATCAAATAACATGGGAGCGAAAATGGTCAGACGCCTCATTACCTTCACGCAATTTCCCCCGGTATTATaggagaaaagtcaatcataacgcgtccagttattagagttggtataccacatcgcggatgggtcagtctatgcgttgtaatttaatttgtaagtaggattagtaggcaaagttgattttttttatgaaattcatcaattcgaaagacaaaaatggttatatctcaagttccacaagacctacaaaaatttcgagactagttctggaaaggtattgaaataagctataatctgacatatatttcgatacatttcaaggtcacctccagaacacaaaatggcagatttttgttcaacaaaaacagtttttttcacttttcgttctgaaggaatggtcctagaggtttttgatgttctagaaagttgtagagttttgcataacctttaatttgataccaaattgagcaaaatcggacaagcggttcaagagatatggctcttagaacttttcaaatttaagaatttttcaaattgccatatcttctaaacggcgacatagattttcttcattttcggactggtgatagatattgagtcaggctacaacatatcaaaaattcaaggaaatctatgatggggattcggagatatagctccttaaagttaggcaatttttgtttttgtttttagcgcctcttgcggatgtttttaaaacttgaaatgttctaaacagttgtagggcttctcaatacctttcatttgatatcaagatgatcaaaatcggtcaagccgttctcgagttatatcgaaaaaacactttttgctttaggccgccatatttgctaaaccgcttgaccgattttcaagtgtgaattgttgatgaaaacatctcactaagccctacaacatactaaaatttcagacctctagctacaaAGGAAGTGGTtaacggtatttcaaaatggcggacggcggccatcttggattttgaaaatgcgaaaaaatgaaattttacacccacatttctatagaaaacttcaaacccgaagtctctatctgttaccgttctcgagctataaggcaaaatggggaccaacggcaggccggcaggccggccggcaggccggccggccggatcaaaaattttccaccaccattttcgtaatgtgggatgtctaaaacgtgctcataccaagtttgagcccgatctgaagtggtcggtttttccgatgattacaatacttggtatgccacgattgtggtataccaactaattcctCAACATGCTGGCTTCAGTATTATTATTTAGGAACTTACTCGAGCTGCAGTAATCCAATTATATCGTTACGGACGGGATCACGTGGTGAGGAGGAAATTTCTTCCATCATATAAATAACAATCGATTCATTGATCTGTAAGGAAAGCGATTTCGTCCCTTCGACGGGTGCGGGGGGGTTAAATAAACAACTGAGGGTTGGAAAGACCAGGAGAGGGGGGGTTGTcgaaagagaaaataagagAAGAGCCCAGATTACACCtggggaggttttttttctttcaatgggGTGGTTTTGTAGGCTCtatgagaaaaaggaaaacattccactatttatttattccttcCGCATTTTTTTCGGTGTCTCCCTCTAGGCTCTTTGATCTCCCACATACCCCCAGCATCCACCCCCCCATATAGACCTTTATACCCAGGGGGGAGGTTGGCTGGGAAAAACATCGAAGAGATtgaattcttcaatgtttATTTGACAGACTTTCCAGATCGTTTTCCCGCGATAATCCTCTCTGGTTGTGAAGgagtttgtttttcttttggaaaatttcatcctCTGACCTACAAATGGGGGTGGGGAGGTGGGTTGTTCGGGGGGTGTCCCATTGATAATTTGAAAGTGCAAGCACAGCTGACAGCTCAATATACCGCATCGTTATTTATGCGTACCAGAGACTTTGTCTTCATCCACCCCTTTCCCCCTTAATATGGTTTTAATCATCTTATCGATGACAACGTGTTCCACCTGGAgaggcacacacacacacacaccggaGCAACAACCCCATTTTCTGGACAATGGGATGAGGAGGATGGGGGAGGTTTTGGTACACAACGTCCCAATTGTTTGGGGCGAATGAGACCCTGCCTCGATGGATATATCGCTTAATTTTCCAGACCTTCAGCTACGATGACAAATGGGCCTTCCTCGGCTTTTCCAGGTGCTATGTAGGCGGGGAAAGGTGCGCGCCCATATCCTCCCGTTCAATCCAAAGTCATTGCCCTGCACTACAATTTCAGcttataattaatttgtctGAATTTTGCATTGAGGAAAGCACGAGCAGCATCCACCCTGCATTGACTTGTTGCTAAGGGTTGCTTTTACATATAGTCGGTACCATCCCCTTCCCCAATTTCCTGCCAAAtccctttaattttcaatttaatttgtattttgaaaatatttcaaagatttttgttaGGGGTGGTGAACTCTCCCATGGGGCATTCCATCCCCATCGACACATAACAAACCCCCTCTGGGTTTGCTCCATGGGGGTTGTGCAATGTGACCCCGGTTGAGGCTGCGGTTGCACGGAGGAAATTGAAAAGGGAATATTGCATAAATTTCGTttggaaaaagggaaaatggattttcacaGGTCTCCCCCTCGCTCGAGGGGTGGTGCACGCACCCTCGATATATTTATACAAGGGGTATGTGTGCGAATAATGCATTCCTCTggcaaaatttgcataaattcccCAACACATGGCTTTTTCAATgcgtacatacatacaaacatTCAAAAAGCTCCCTTCAGTTGTGCGGAAGTTTTTCATGTAATTCGACAGGGCAGCTGTAGCGGGGGTGGAAATTGACAAGTGGATGATTTGGGGAAATTGAGTAAAATACCCTTCACAAGCACACCCCTTCGTGACGACACTTCTCTCTTCCAACCGGCCCACCTTCACCGTGTAAAGCTCCTGTGAATCATCCCCCCAAATGGCTAGAAAAGTGCCACCCTATGgcaagggaaaaaaaaagtaccaaATCATTGACTTTCTTTTCACCAGGAgcgacgtttttttcccttctccAACACACCTGCAATCCATCTACTTTGTCAATTTAATATCAATCCCAAAAGGTGTTCAATCACATTTTGGCTTTTGTGGGGGTGTGTGAAAAGGGAAAGtgctttttagaaaattctctttttgtgTGGAGTACATGATTCAAGAGATGGAGGAAATTAGGTTAGATAACCAACTGTTGGcggaggttttttttccatttacaAGCAcaggtgatttttcttttaaacaggTCGGAGATTAAAAGGGCATTAAGGTCATTAAGGTtgatttaaaagttaaattaagtgcttcaacatttttatttatttcatgagttatttataaaatttttaatgctcGTTATAGGTGCAGTTTTTGTCGTTTTTaatatatgtaaataaattgggaggatttttaacatttattgtttaaaaaactttaaaagaaataatagaaaaaaacgtAAGGTGTTAGATTAATTATTTCTAACATAAAAACTCATgcattaattaacattttttaatatattaggCCCTAAATTCTAACGAATAATAAGTGTAAAGTTCAAGAAcagattagattttttttgttactctACCTTTTACTTGAAATTAAAGGTGTTTTCTCTGAAGATTTCTAAGGTGAAAACATTAAGTTCTATTCACGGCATaattaggcaaaaaaaattaacaaagaaataTAAAGTGTTTTATAAgcaataaaagtaaataaaaacattcaagTGTGAATTGATTACTAAATCAGAGGTTATCTCTCAggtttaaattacaatttttaataaaaattgctttaaaagcTTCTCTTAATCTATATTTGCTTCTATGACATAAAAGTTAATCATCCACTACTTTCCATAATCCAAAGAAGCTATAAATGTGTTTAAAACATAAGAATAAAGCACTTATACGCCCCTTTTGGTTGCCGTTAACATTTTGTAGACTTTTATAATTAACATAACAAGTTCATAAGAATTTTGCATCTTCTTAACGTCACCTCAAGTAGTTTGTGTCGAAGCATGGAATTGAACAGTTGTGCCAGAGAAGATATTccagcaataaatttttcttcactgtGTGATACCGAAGTGAGGAAACGCGCAGAAGAAAATCAGTGCAAAAAGTTCGATCTTGATTACTTAATTCATCAAATTGGACCTTTTGGGAAATTCCAGAGACGAATTGTCATTTTAATATGCATcacgaatttttttcttgtcgaCTACACAACAATGTTTATCTTCACAGCAGGGGAGGTAAACTACAGATGTCGAATACCTGAATGTGATGCTCAAAATGCTGCATTCAGTGCTGATTTTCTCAACTTTACAACTCCTGCTGTTGAAGGAAACTTCGCCAGGTGTAAGAGATTTCGGAAGCTCTCAAATATCAGTTTGGAAGATCAGTGTCAAGGCGAATTTTTCGACACAAATCAAACAGAAGAGTGCTccgaattaatttatcaagatGACGAAAGGACAATTCAGAACGAATGGAATCTTGGATGTAGTGAAGATTGGAAACTATCTCTTGTTGGGACTGTTAATGGAATAGGACAGGTTGTTTGCCTACCCCTAGTAGGCTACATATCTGATCGATATGGAAGACGAACAGCCTTCATCTTAAGTGCTTTCTTTGCTGCTTCTCTTGGacttctcagatcattttccACCAACTTTACTATGTTCGTTATTCTAGAATTCTTGGATCCTGCTCTCAGTTCGGGAATGTTTAATGCTGGATTTCTTTTAGGTCAGTAGCtttcttgacattttttttaaagaaagtttgtacaattttgttaaattgattttttgtaggAATGGAGCTTGTAGGACCATCTAGACGCGCATTGGTTGCATTTTGTCTTCTTGTAGCCTGCACAATGGGCTCTGTTGGCCTAGGAGTACTGGTTATGTTTGTCAAGCACTGGCGCCTGCTTCTTAGGATAGTTTACTTGCCTTCCTTTATTTTCATGATGTACTATTGGTTCATACCTGAAAGTATTAGATGGCTGTATAAGAAGAATCGCCTAGTTGAAGCTTCTAACGTTATTATTTCAGCTGCTAAGACAAACAGCAGTCAGTTGGCATTAAAAGCTCAGACGATGCTGAAGGAGGCTACAAAGAATCCTTCAGAAAACGACCTCAACAAAATTGAATCTGTGAATAAGGATGCCAAAGAATCCCGTCTAGGATTAATTCTAAAATCGAAAACTCTTCTAATAAGGATTGTTAATTGTTCCTTCTACTGGGCAGCTATGTCCTTTGCCTATACAGGCTTAAACATGAATTCAGTAATGATTGCCGGGGATAAGcatgtgaattttattctcaacaTATTAATTGAAATCCCAGCAAATTTAATATGTTGCTGgttaatggagaaaattggaagaaaaacaattctGAGTTTAAGCCAAATATCTTGTGGTCTTGCATGCATAGCAAGTATCTTTCTCAAAGGAGCTCCTGTTTCTGCACAGACAACGGTGTTCCTTATTGGAAAATTAGGTGCATCAGTTTCTTACAGCATTGTCTCCGTTTATACATCGGAAATCTTCCCAACGACTCTTCGTCATACTCTTGTCTCAATCTGCTCAATTCTAGGACGTACAGGATCAACTTTAGCTCCTTTTACGCTTTTTCTggtaaaatcctttttaaagaaaatttgtaaagcTCAATTAACTGACTTTTTTGCTTCAGGGAAAATATATGGAGTCCATGGAAATGATCCTGTTTGCTTCAATGACAATTCCTGCGGGGATTTTCATCCTTTTTGCACCTGAAACGCTGAATCAACCACTACCGGATACAATCCAAGAAGCTGAA harbors:
- the LOC129791232 gene encoding solute carrier family 22 member 3-like — its product is MFIFTAGEVNYRCRIPECDAQNAAFSADFLNFTTPAVEGNFARCKRFRKLSNISLEDQCQGEFFDTNQTEECSELIYQDDERTIQNEWNLGCSEDWKLSLVGTVNGIGQVVCLPLVGYISDRYGRRTAFILSAFFAASLGLLRSFSTNFTMFVILEFLDPALSSGMFNAGFLLGMELVGPSRRALVAFCLLVACTMGSVGLGVLVMFVKHWRLLLRIVYLPSFIFMMYYWFIPESIRWLYKKNRLVEASNVIISAAKTNSSQLALKAQTMLKEATKNPSENDLNKIESVNKDAKESRLGLILKSKTLLIRIVNCSFYWAAMSFAYTGLNMNSVMIAGDKHVNFILNILIEIPANLICCWLMEKIGRKTILSLSQISCGLACIASIFLKGAPVSAQTTVFLIGKLGASVSYSIVSVYTSEIFPTTLRHTLVSICSILGRTGSTLAPFTLFLGKYMESMEMILFASMTIPAGIFILFAPETLNQPLPDTIQEAEDIGKVKECRHLL